The Enteractinococcus fodinae genome has a segment encoding these proteins:
- a CDS encoding ArsA family ATPase, whose amino-acid sequence MLLKLATDRKVLFLGGKGGVGKTVTASATALHQAQTGRNVLLVSTDPAHNLGHLWEQPVGDDPVELFRTNDGAGSVHGIEIDPQRTIDRYLAEVGQTLRDFMPEHLHPQVTKHLELAAQTPGTHESAMLERIALTVEDGLQHYDLVVFDTAPTGHTARLMALPEIMTFWTEGLLNRRTKAEKFGAAIRSLDGDDDPQSASGENRDRRIRQMLLRRKTRFETMRNVLTDKKLTSFVIVLIPERVPVLETIELYDNLRKTGIDVGGFVINRVSPNDAGEFLADRREREEHHMAGLRTQLPKVDVDIVPLMLRDLVGTDALMELAEQLS is encoded by the coding sequence ACCGCAAAGTGCTATTTTTAGGCGGTAAGGGCGGTGTCGGCAAAACCGTCACCGCCTCCGCCACGGCACTGCACCAGGCCCAAACCGGGCGCAACGTTCTACTGGTCTCCACTGACCCAGCCCATAACCTGGGCCACCTATGGGAACAACCCGTCGGAGACGACCCCGTTGAACTATTCCGTACCAACGACGGGGCAGGCTCGGTCCACGGGATCGAAATCGACCCGCAACGCACCATCGATCGATACCTGGCAGAAGTCGGCCAAACCCTGCGCGACTTCATGCCGGAACACCTTCACCCGCAGGTCACCAAACACCTGGAGCTCGCCGCCCAAACCCCGGGCACACACGAATCTGCAATGCTCGAGCGGATTGCGTTGACCGTTGAAGACGGTCTGCAACACTACGATTTGGTCGTCTTCGATACCGCACCAACCGGGCACACCGCCAGACTGATGGCCTTACCGGAGATCATGACGTTCTGGACCGAAGGGCTGCTGAACCGGCGCACCAAAGCCGAAAAATTTGGCGCAGCGATCCGTTCCCTCGATGGAGATGACGACCCGCAGTCGGCCAGCGGTGAGAACCGAGACCGGCGCATCCGGCAAATGCTCTTGCGACGCAAAACCCGCTTCGAGACCATGCGCAATGTGCTGACTGACAAGAAACTCACCAGCTTTGTGATCGTGTTGATCCCGGAACGGGTGCCAGTGTTGGAAACCATCGAGCTCTACGACAATCTCCGCAAAACCGGAATCGACGTGGGCGGTTTTGTCATCAACCGCGTTTCACCGAACGATGCCGGGGAGTTTCTCGCAGACCGGCGTGAGCGCGAAGAACACCACATGGCCGGGTTACGCACCCAACTACCAAAAGTCGACGTGGACATTGTGCCATTGATGCTGCGTGACCTGGTGGGCACAGACGCGCTGATGGAACTGGCCGAGCAACTGTCATGA
- a CDS encoding MFS transporter has translation MSETPKANGSPQRQTFSHRRALRAGSASFVGTSIEFYDFYIFATAAAIVFGPLFFPEADPILGVLFSFATYAVGFLFRPIGGIIFGHVGDKYGRRRSLIITLLLMGGATVAVGLLPTYETAGALAPVLLVILRAAQGIAVGGEWGGAVLMATENAPEKFKGFYGAFPQMGNPMGALLASGIFALLTINGTEFLLNGGWRIPFLLSVVLIGVAFWVRFRVEETPVFQQDIADASDNPLNHELPLKVALRQNWKAILLGMGLIPVSTGGYYLVTTFATSYATEPAFGVNMDANLFLNILSIAALAELISSLFIGLVADRIGRKRTMFIALVSTSLLIAPMFLTMDPSNALLMFILFAVFRVLMNGTWVPMASIMSQMFNAEARQTSLSFSYNLGNAIFAGFSPVVATALFNWTGNIWSVIVLYIAFAVLSMICLSLAPQIRDHVFDTDDEENGATASVTSKTT, from the coding sequence ATGAGCGAGACTCCTAAAGCCAATGGCAGTCCCCAACGACAGACATTTAGCCACCGACGCGCCCTTCGGGCCGGTTCGGCGTCCTTTGTTGGTACATCGATCGAATTCTATGACTTCTACATTTTTGCCACCGCTGCGGCAATCGTTTTCGGTCCGCTCTTCTTCCCCGAAGCCGATCCCATTTTGGGCGTGCTGTTCTCCTTTGCCACCTACGCCGTTGGCTTCCTGTTTCGTCCTATCGGAGGCATCATCTTCGGGCACGTCGGCGATAAGTATGGTCGCCGCCGCTCGCTCATTATCACGCTCCTGCTCATGGGTGGAGCTACCGTAGCGGTAGGTCTCCTGCCGACCTATGAAACGGCGGGCGCGTTGGCCCCCGTGCTGCTCGTGATCCTGCGTGCCGCGCAAGGTATAGCGGTCGGAGGAGAATGGGGCGGTGCGGTCCTCATGGCTACTGAAAACGCGCCAGAAAAGTTCAAAGGCTTTTACGGCGCCTTCCCCCAGATGGGCAACCCTATGGGCGCGCTCCTGGCATCAGGTATCTTCGCGCTGCTGACAATCAATGGCACCGAATTCCTCCTCAACGGGGGATGGCGAATCCCATTCCTCCTCTCTGTCGTGCTCATTGGCGTAGCCTTCTGGGTTCGGTTCCGTGTCGAAGAAACCCCGGTATTTCAGCAAGATATTGCTGACGCTAGCGACAACCCCTTGAACCACGAACTCCCGCTCAAAGTAGCGCTGCGTCAAAACTGGAAGGCGATCCTGCTGGGCATGGGCTTGATCCCCGTATCCACCGGCGGGTACTACCTCGTGACGACATTCGCCACCTCCTACGCCACCGAGCCTGCCTTCGGGGTGAATATGGATGCCAATTTATTCTTGAATATCCTTTCCATCGCGGCGTTAGCTGAGCTCATTTCATCGCTGTTCATTGGTCTCGTCGCTGATCGTATTGGCCGCAAACGCACGATGTTTATCGCTCTTGTTTCCACATCGCTACTCATCGCGCCCATGTTCCTCACCATGGATCCCAGTAATGCATTACTGATGTTCATCTTGTTCGCCGTCTTCCGTGTGCTCATGAACGGCACATGGGTACCGATGGCATCCATCATGTCCCAGATGTTCAACGCCGAAGCACGTCAAACAAGCCTCTCGTTCTCCTACAATCTCGGTAACGCCATCTTCGCCGGTTTTTCGCCGGTGGTAGCGACCGCACTGTTCAACTGGACCGGAAACATCTGGAGCGTCATTGTCCTGTATATCGCCTTCGCGGTCCTGAGCATGATTTGTCTGAGCTTGGCGCCACAGATTCGCGACCACGTTTTTGACACCGATGACGAGGAAAACGGGGCTACGGCATCCGTGACTTCGAAAACAACGTAG
- a CDS encoding heavy metal translocating P-type ATPase — protein sequence MTSACGCETSASTIESEQHTPWWQDRSMLLPAASGLALLLGLLFEWFTSGTEVIAEALFWLSLLFGASQFVPGALRGLFRSGRLGISLLMTISALGAVVLGFLEEAAALAFLYSIVEALEDRAMDKARSGLRSLLALIPPTATVVEHGTPRSVAAESLVPGQVLRLSAGERLATDGVVREGTSSLDVSAITGESIPVAVKPGDEVLAGSINTSGVLEVETTAAGTDNSLTTVVALVEQAQHDKGERARIADRLARPLVPGVLILAVLVAVVGSLFGDPTVWIERSLVVLVAASPCALAISVPVTVISGIGAASKFGVVIKSGAAFERLGEIRHLAWDKTGTLTRNEPSVTEVLTVGDTTQAEVIQHAAALEAHSNHPLAAAITAAASNPPTALYVRETAGQGMTGVLNGDGVAVGSPIWLSPGMLTEQVGALEERGITVVMVHRNDKPIGAIGVRDELRPEAAGVIRDLSDAGFGTTMLTGDNTRTASALAAEAGMSDVQAGLRPDGKAKAVTALRERGAVAMIGDGINDAPALASADVGIAMGAKGADAAIESADVAFTGEDLRLIPTALHHARRSRRIITQNIVLSLAIIAVLLPLAITGVLGLAAVVLVHEGAEVLVILNGLRASRAARLDHRHQTVRKELAAS from the coding sequence ATGACATCGGCATGCGGATGCGAGACATCAGCATCAACTATTGAATCTGAACAGCACACGCCCTGGTGGCAAGATCGAAGTATGCTCCTTCCAGCCGCCTCTGGTCTGGCTTTGCTCCTCGGATTACTCTTCGAATGGTTCACCTCAGGTACAGAAGTTATCGCCGAGGCATTGTTCTGGCTCTCTCTACTCTTCGGAGCCTCCCAGTTTGTGCCCGGGGCACTTCGCGGACTGTTCCGCTCGGGCCGTTTAGGCATTAGCTTACTGATGACGATCAGTGCTTTGGGCGCTGTCGTTCTGGGATTCCTCGAAGAGGCAGCAGCGCTAGCATTTCTATATTCCATTGTCGAGGCACTCGAAGACCGGGCGATGGATAAAGCTCGGTCTGGTCTGCGCTCGCTGCTGGCGCTTATTCCACCCACAGCAACCGTCGTGGAGCACGGAACACCCCGCAGCGTTGCTGCAGAATCCCTGGTCCCAGGGCAAGTACTTCGCCTGTCCGCCGGCGAACGGTTGGCAACCGATGGGGTGGTACGCGAAGGCACGAGTAGTCTTGACGTTTCGGCCATCACTGGCGAGTCCATCCCGGTCGCGGTCAAACCCGGTGACGAAGTACTGGCCGGCTCGATCAACACCTCCGGCGTTCTTGAGGTGGAAACCACCGCTGCCGGGACTGACAACTCTCTGACCACGGTGGTGGCGCTCGTCGAACAGGCGCAGCATGACAAAGGCGAACGTGCTCGAATTGCTGACCGCTTGGCCCGCCCGTTAGTGCCGGGAGTGTTGATCTTGGCGGTCTTGGTCGCCGTTGTTGGATCGTTGTTCGGCGATCCAACTGTGTGGATTGAACGGTCCTTAGTGGTATTAGTCGCGGCATCACCGTGCGCTCTGGCTATCTCAGTGCCCGTTACGGTCATTTCGGGAATCGGGGCGGCCAGCAAATTCGGTGTCGTCATTAAGTCCGGAGCAGCCTTTGAACGACTGGGCGAAATCCGCCATTTAGCGTGGGATAAGACTGGCACGTTGACCCGAAACGAACCTAGCGTCACGGAAGTGCTGACCGTTGGAGATACGACCCAAGCCGAGGTAATCCAACACGCAGCAGCACTCGAGGCCCACAGTAACCACCCGCTAGCAGCAGCAATCACTGCTGCAGCAAGCAATCCGCCGACAGCCCTTTACGTGCGTGAAACCGCCGGGCAGGGCATGACCGGTGTGCTTAACGGCGATGGAGTCGCTGTCGGTAGTCCAATTTGGCTCAGCCCAGGTATGTTAACGGAGCAAGTGGGCGCATTAGAAGAGCGCGGCATAACCGTGGTCATGGTCCATCGCAATGACAAGCCCATTGGCGCGATCGGGGTTCGCGACGAACTGCGGCCAGAAGCCGCCGGTGTTATCCGTGATCTGAGCGATGCTGGCTTCGGTACGACCATGCTGACCGGAGACAACACTCGGACCGCGAGCGCCTTGGCCGCCGAGGCCGGCATGAGCGACGTGCAAGCTGGCCTTCGCCCGGACGGCAAGGCCAAGGCAGTAACTGCACTGCGCGAGCGTGGTGCAGTAGCGATGATCGGTGACGGCATCAACGATGCCCCCGCTTTGGCCTCTGCGGATGTTGGGATCGCCATGGGGGCTAAAGGGGCCGATGCTGCCATTGAATCCGCAGATGTCGCGTTCACCGGCGAGGATCTGCGACTGATTCCGACGGCCCTGCACCATGCACGGAGGTCCCGCCGCATCATCACCCAGAATATTGTGTTGTCCCTGGCTATTATTGCAGTGCTCTTGCCACTGGCGATTACCGGTGTGCTGGGACTAGCCGCAGTGGTGCTGGTTCATGAGGGTGCCGAAGTGTTGGTCATCCTCAATGGACTGCGTGCCAGCCGCGCTGCGCGTCTCGATCATCGTCATCAGACAGTTCGCAAAGAGCTCGCGGCGTCATGA
- a CDS encoding Lrp/AsnC family transcriptional regulator yields MSWEDIDERLVEELRQDPRVSIVSLAQRLYVPRAAVSERLRYLTSHDLIRVVAAVHPGFLGLSVIAHVSISTSGPTEEITRMLVEWDSCVLVSITAGEYDVVAELRVSTHRELQRELDQLRAHPTVVRCNTVLYTEIIQGNVEHEQHADIGVDQVDRQLLSALIDDGRMGWKALAEKTGKSPSAVRNRVQRLLDARIAQIVVVQQRGSGSNQVSAGVGVTLHEDSRTTLERLITIDGIEFAAACIGRFDAVLTVRGSTPMAIERSLERVRADAGVRSLVTWLHLRSAKVDYARMGMLTHPGNPTP; encoded by the coding sequence GTGTCTTGGGAAGATATCGACGAACGTTTAGTTGAAGAACTCCGTCAGGACCCGCGGGTCAGCATTGTTTCGCTAGCGCAACGTCTCTATGTTCCACGCGCAGCAGTCTCCGAACGACTGCGCTATCTGACCTCACACGATTTGATCCGCGTGGTCGCGGCGGTGCATCCTGGATTCCTCGGGCTCAGCGTGATCGCGCACGTTTCTATTTCTACGAGCGGGCCTACCGAAGAAATCACCAGAATGTTGGTGGAGTGGGATAGCTGTGTGCTCGTTTCGATCACCGCCGGGGAGTATGATGTCGTGGCCGAACTGCGCGTAAGCACCCACCGTGAGCTCCAGAGAGAACTCGACCAGCTGCGCGCCCACCCAACCGTGGTGCGATGCAACACCGTGCTCTATACGGAGATCATTCAGGGGAACGTCGAACACGAGCAGCATGCCGATATCGGGGTCGATCAGGTAGATCGACAATTACTCTCGGCTCTCATCGACGACGGGCGCATGGGCTGGAAGGCGCTCGCGGAGAAGACCGGAAAATCACCGTCTGCTGTGCGAAACCGCGTACAGCGTCTCCTGGATGCTCGAATCGCTCAGATAGTCGTAGTACAGCAGCGCGGAAGTGGTAGTAACCAGGTGTCTGCCGGTGTCGGCGTGACCCTGCACGAGGATTCTCGCACCACGCTGGAACGCCTCATCACGATCGATGGGATCGAATTCGCCGCTGCCTGTATCGGTCGCTTCGATGCCGTGCTCACCGTACGGGGCAGTACCCCCATGGCGATCGAACGAAGTCTCGAGCGGGTCCGAGCTGACGCCGGAGTGCGCTCGCTTGTCACCTGGCTTCACCTACGATCGGCCAAGGTTGATTATGCCCGCATGGGAATGCTCACACACCCTGGAAACCCTACCCCGTGA
- the speB gene encoding agmatinase, which translates to MTSPLGAPDASKAPRYAGLSTFARLPRIEDVPTTDIAIVGVPFDSGVSYRPGARFGPEHVRASSRLLRPYNPAQDFAGWDAVQVADAGDIAANPYDLAEAVDQIYEGIHELRARTKRVITVGGDHTIAYPSLKEVSERHGPVAVLHFDAHLDTWDTYFGQPLTHGTPFRRASEDGFIDKTASMHVGIRGPLYGKEDLEDDNRLGFAIVTSEYIEEEGVAAAIDRVRERIGDKPLYISVDIDILDPAHAPGTGTPEAGGLTSRELLRMLRALTDLNIVGADVVEVAPAYDHAQITGVAAAHVVYELMTAMAQGLVRDNEV; encoded by the coding sequence ATGACATCCCCTCTTGGAGCCCCTGACGCTTCGAAGGCCCCACGCTATGCGGGCCTGTCAACGTTCGCACGACTACCCCGAATCGAAGATGTCCCCACCACCGATATCGCTATTGTCGGGGTGCCCTTCGATTCAGGCGTGAGCTATCGGCCGGGAGCACGGTTTGGTCCAGAACATGTGCGTGCATCCAGCCGCCTGCTGCGGCCGTACAATCCGGCTCAGGATTTCGCCGGGTGGGACGCAGTACAGGTCGCAGATGCTGGAGATATAGCCGCGAATCCTTATGACCTCGCCGAAGCGGTCGATCAGATCTATGAAGGTATCCATGAGCTTCGCGCGAGAACCAAGCGCGTTATTACCGTTGGTGGCGACCACACCATCGCGTATCCCAGCCTGAAGGAAGTCAGCGAACGGCATGGTCCGGTCGCGGTCCTGCATTTCGATGCCCACCTGGACACCTGGGACACCTATTTCGGCCAACCCCTGACCCATGGCACGCCTTTCAGACGGGCCTCAGAAGATGGTTTCATCGACAAAACTGCCTCGATGCACGTAGGCATCCGAGGCCCGCTCTACGGTAAAGAGGACCTCGAGGATGATAACCGGCTCGGCTTCGCCATTGTCACCAGCGAGTACATCGAGGAAGAGGGCGTAGCCGCGGCAATCGACCGTGTACGCGAACGGATCGGAGACAAGCCACTGTATATCTCGGTGGACATCGATATACTCGACCCGGCTCACGCACCCGGCACCGGAACGCCAGAGGCAGGTGGACTCACCAGTCGAGAACTGTTGCGCATGCTGCGAGCGCTGACCGATCTGAATATCGTAGGCGCCGATGTCGTCGAGGTGGCCCCTGCCTATGACCACGCGCAAATCACGGGGGTAGCCGCCGCGCATGTCGTCTACGAACTTATGACTGCGATGGCACAGGGTCTGGTACGAGACAACGAAGTATGA
- a CDS encoding C-terminal binding protein — MKPVAVYTESSDTDLTDGIALLEQAGFEVRVLDTRDSAQIVTHAGDADVLLAGYASITRDMFEQLPKLKLVALMSMGTDTVDVAAATDHGVWVTNVPGAATEEVATHALALILHWARQLDYYTETSVADVETWNSRAAVAPWRLSEQTLGIIGLGRIGLKLAELAKPLFGRTLGYDPLLPDTDEVRAMLTEHGIERVSLETARQHSNVLSLHMPLTHETDRLIDAAFIAEMPDRALIVNVSRGALLDSAAVAQAVCSGQLAGAAVDVLDVEPPPADHPLLGVEGVVVTPHVAYFSERTAAEYVRIQAQNAVTFHESGKPISSVNTISQA, encoded by the coding sequence ATGAAACCTGTTGCAGTCTATACGGAAAGCTCCGACACCGACTTGACTGACGGTATCGCACTGCTGGAACAAGCCGGGTTTGAAGTACGAGTGCTAGACACTCGCGACAGCGCCCAGATCGTGACACATGCTGGAGACGCCGACGTGCTCCTGGCTGGTTATGCGTCGATCACTCGCGACATGTTCGAACAGTTACCGAAGCTGAAACTCGTCGCGCTGATGTCCATGGGCACCGACACCGTGGACGTAGCAGCGGCAACTGATCACGGTGTTTGGGTCACGAACGTGCCGGGGGCAGCGACCGAAGAGGTGGCAACTCATGCGCTCGCATTGATACTGCACTGGGCACGTCAACTGGATTACTACACCGAAACATCGGTCGCGGATGTTGAAACCTGGAACTCCCGCGCCGCAGTGGCACCATGGCGGTTGAGCGAACAGACGCTGGGCATAATCGGGCTGGGCAGGATTGGGCTGAAGCTCGCCGAACTCGCCAAACCCCTGTTCGGCAGGACACTGGGATATGATCCGTTGCTGCCTGATACCGATGAGGTGCGCGCAATGCTCACCGAACACGGCATCGAACGCGTCAGCCTCGAGACCGCCCGGCAGCATTCCAACGTCCTATCGCTCCATATGCCGCTTACTCATGAAACAGACCGCCTCATCGATGCTGCATTCATCGCTGAGATGCCCGACCGTGCCCTCATTGTGAATGTCTCGCGTGGTGCACTGCTCGATTCTGCTGCCGTTGCTCAAGCGGTTTGTTCAGGGCAGTTGGCTGGAGCCGCTGTCGATGTACTCGATGTCGAACCACCACCAGCAGACCATCCGTTGCTGGGGGTCGAAGGTGTCGTGGTGACCCCGCACGTTGCGTACTTCTCAGAACGAACAGCAGCAGAATACGTTCGCATTCAAGCCCAGAATGCCGTGACGTTCCACGAATCTGGAAAACCTATTTCCTCGGTTAACACCATCAGCCAAGCCTGA
- a CDS encoding thiamine pyrophosphate-binding protein, whose translation METTKKPTTGWWVLETLNNYGVDTIFGIPGTHNLEFYRPLRHLGIRAVTSRHEQGAGYGADGWSLQTGLPGVVITTSGPGLLNALSAAATAFAESRPMIILAPGPATGQEFADVGSLHETKDQLSAAQAVVAWGRRVASAEEAVQAVHDAFKLFATGRPRPVYIEVPLDVLEAETNISAELLQPIPTPTLAPVDHETAAEAARLLDEAKNPVILAGGGARAAADCILELAERLEAPVVTTTNGKGILDEHHRLALGANLRLAAVRNIAKTADVLLVVGSKLGEADLWVDALEAEGKVIRIDRLESQINKNQHAHLGLVGEASEAVQQILAQLPNRDRTPAVDVQAALEAMVAESRELDAKNTALGTALADALPKDVIMSTDSSMIAYWGLLNMLKTQKPNSTPYMATYATLGYGLPAAIGAKIGAPERPVVAVLGDGALMFSVQEFMTAVEQDLDLTVIVVNNGGYAEIKNNEADVGIAPISVDLAQPDWPALVQAFGGAGISVTELSELPAAVDTAVASGGLQLIHVPFELVDKV comes from the coding sequence ATGGAGACCACGAAAAAGCCGACAACTGGCTGGTGGGTACTCGAAACCCTGAACAACTATGGTGTCGACACGATTTTCGGCATACCTGGTACACATAATCTGGAGTTCTATCGTCCGCTGCGCCACCTCGGCATTCGTGCGGTGACCTCCCGTCACGAACAGGGAGCCGGCTATGGCGCTGACGGGTGGTCGCTGCAGACAGGTCTGCCAGGCGTAGTTATCACCACCAGCGGCCCCGGGCTGTTGAACGCGCTCTCAGCTGCCGCAACTGCTTTTGCCGAGTCCCGACCCATGATCATCCTTGCGCCGGGGCCGGCCACCGGACAAGAGTTCGCCGACGTCGGTTCGTTGCACGAAACAAAAGACCAGCTATCGGCGGCACAGGCCGTGGTCGCATGGGGTCGACGCGTGGCCAGTGCTGAAGAAGCCGTTCAAGCCGTGCATGATGCATTCAAGTTATTCGCAACCGGACGTCCGCGCCCGGTCTACATTGAGGTACCCCTCGATGTCCTGGAGGCTGAAACAAACATTTCAGCTGAGTTGCTGCAACCTATTCCGACCCCGACTCTGGCGCCCGTGGACCATGAAACAGCCGCAGAGGCAGCCCGGCTACTCGACGAGGCGAAGAATCCGGTGATCCTAGCCGGTGGTGGCGCTCGGGCAGCGGCTGATTGCATCCTCGAACTGGCGGAACGGCTTGAAGCCCCCGTCGTGACCACCACCAACGGAAAAGGTATTCTGGACGAGCACCACCGGCTTGCACTGGGAGCCAATTTACGTCTCGCGGCAGTCCGAAACATCGCCAAGACCGCAGATGTTCTGCTTGTCGTAGGTTCAAAGCTTGGCGAGGCAGACCTCTGGGTCGATGCCCTCGAGGCCGAGGGTAAAGTCATCCGGATCGACCGCCTTGAATCCCAGATCAACAAGAATCAACACGCCCACCTCGGCCTCGTCGGTGAAGCCAGTGAAGCAGTCCAGCAGATTCTTGCACAGCTGCCGAACCGGGACCGCACACCAGCCGTCGATGTTCAGGCCGCCCTGGAGGCGATGGTAGCCGAAAGCCGCGAGCTCGATGCAAAAAACACAGCTCTTGGTACCGCACTGGCCGACGCCCTGCCAAAAGACGTCATCATGTCGACCGACTCATCGATGATCGCCTACTGGGGCCTGCTCAATATGCTCAAGACCCAGAAACCGAACTCGACGCCCTATATGGCCACCTATGCAACGCTCGGCTATGGCCTGCCCGCTGCAATCGGCGCCAAAATCGGCGCACCCGAACGCCCAGTGGTCGCAGTGCTTGGTGACGGCGCCCTGATGTTCTCGGTTCAGGAGTTCATGACAGCCGTGGAACAAGACCTCGACCTCACGGTCATCGTGGTGAATAACGGCGGGTATGCGGAAATCAAAAATAATGAAGCCGATGTCGGGATCGCGCCGATCTCCGTTGACCTGGCACAACCTGACTGGCCAGCCCTAGTGCAGGCTTTTGGCGGTGCCGGTATCAGCGTCACGGAGCTGTCGGAACTTCCAGCAGCCGTTGATACCGCGGTGGCAAGCGGCGGTTTGCAACTCATCCATGTCCCCTTCGAGCTCGTAGACAAGGTCTAA
- a CDS encoding amidohydrolase, with amino-acid sequence MRPLATFDHQDSPPVIVTASQIRTVEDHTPVAESMLIHRGRILAVGTLAEVEQVATEADLKPQRADFDGATIVPGFVDAHAHPLMYGQLLTWVDVSPQRASTIPEIIELLREAEKTMPPGVPLRGFGYEQGNLAEQRHPTRFELDQVATDREVYIMNASGHGGVVNSYTFEVHGVTKDTPNPLGGEFFKDDAGELTGELSDAACNVLTGLHGVKVGHHGPNFHLGDEPAEHQRQMELVQKEFLAGGVTTIGDAQVSKRELETYLRFASSGQQRVRVSMYFLSHLLDQVIDLGLTSPFGNAKLATAGIKLYADGTLGGWTAYFPEGYMSDPCRVGQRYHEPEEFNELIRRAHAAGLQTATHAQSPTAINMVVDAIEAALAEHPNTAARHRIEHCGLPSPEDIQRMATLGIRPVNQTQHYFNWGESVEQAIGTPGERFNPLGEFEAAGVPITISSDAPVAEPRPLEAIQAAVTRITRRGAKLGDDCLRISAEAALRAHTLEGAVSIGREHELGSLEVGKRADFVVLGGDPVTTDPEAIRDIPVLETWIDGEPATP; translated from the coding sequence ATGCGCCCACTGGCAACGTTTGATCACCAAGATTCGCCTCCGGTGATCGTGACAGCTTCACAGATCCGCACGGTTGAGGATCACACACCTGTGGCGGAGAGTATGCTGATCCACCGAGGCCGGATCTTGGCGGTGGGAACCCTCGCCGAAGTCGAACAAGTTGCCACGGAGGCAGATCTCAAACCCCAGCGCGCTGACTTCGACGGTGCGACCATCGTGCCAGGGTTTGTGGACGCACACGCGCACCCGCTGATGTACGGTCAGTTACTTACCTGGGTTGACGTATCACCGCAGCGTGCCAGTACGATCCCAGAAATCATTGAACTCCTCCGCGAAGCCGAAAAGACGATGCCCCCGGGTGTGCCCCTGCGAGGCTTCGGGTATGAGCAAGGCAACCTCGCTGAACAGCGTCACCCCACCCGCTTCGAACTGGATCAGGTGGCGACAGACCGCGAGGTCTACATCATGAACGCTTCTGGCCACGGGGGTGTCGTGAACTCGTATACCTTCGAGGTGCACGGGGTAACTAAGGACACGCCTAACCCTCTCGGCGGAGAGTTCTTCAAAGACGATGCTGGAGAACTCACCGGCGAGCTCTCCGATGCTGCCTGCAACGTGTTGACTGGTCTCCACGGAGTCAAGGTAGGACACCACGGCCCAAACTTCCATCTCGGCGACGAACCGGCCGAACACCAGCGGCAGATGGAGCTGGTCCAAAAAGAATTCCTCGCCGGGGGAGTGACCACGATCGGCGATGCTCAGGTATCGAAACGCGAGCTCGAAACATATCTCCGGTTCGCCAGCTCAGGGCAGCAGCGTGTGCGAGTTTCGATGTATTTCCTCTCGCACTTATTAGACCAAGTTATTGACCTGGGTCTGACCAGTCCATTTGGTAATGCCAAGCTAGCGACTGCTGGGATTAAACTCTATGCTGATGGCACCCTGGGGGGCTGGACTGCGTACTTCCCGGAAGGGTATATGAGTGACCCGTGTCGTGTCGGGCAGCGCTACCATGAGCCCGAAGAATTCAACGAGCTCATCAGACGCGCCCATGCCGCAGGTTTGCAGACCGCAACGCACGCACAGTCACCCACTGCAATCAACATGGTGGTTGACGCGATCGAAGCAGCCCTGGCAGAGCACCCAAACACCGCAGCACGTCACCGCATTGAACACTGTGGGCTCCCGAGTCCCGAAGACATCCAGCGTATGGCCACCCTGGGCATCCGCCCGGTGAACCAAACACAGCACTACTTCAACTGGGGAGAAAGCGTCGAGCAGGCCATCGGCACTCCCGGGGAGCGCTTCAACCCGCTGGGCGAATTCGAAGCTGCCGGGGTTCCCATCACTATCTCTTCGGATGCCCCGGTTGCTGAGCCACGCCCGTTGGAAGCCATCCAAGCTGCCGTCACGCGGATCACCCGCAGAGGTGCGAAGCTGGGCGACGATTGTCTACGAATTTCTGCTGAGGCGGCATTGCGCGCACATACGCTTGAAGGAGCAGTCTCCATCGGTCGGGAACACGAGCTCGGTTCGCTAGAGGTCGGCAAACGGGCAGATTTCGTGGTGCTGGGGGGCGATCCCGTGACCACTGATCCGGAAGCGATTCGTGACATCCCGGTCCTGGAGACTTGGATTGATGGGGAACCAGCCACACCGTAA